One window of the Syngnathoides biaculeatus isolate LvHL_M chromosome 11, ASM1980259v1, whole genome shotgun sequence genome contains the following:
- the LOC133508841 gene encoding macrophage migration inhibitory factor-like, with the protein MQIFFVNTTVRKEDLPADLLSETTEELAKAVGKPAQLIAVHIHADQIMMIGGNVDPCALCSYHSIDKISCVKIKEYSKILCGLLNKHLGISPERICINFVEMDACHVAWNNTTLAEM; encoded by the exons atgcagattttttttgttaacacaACCGTACGTAAAGAGGACCTGCCAGCGGATTTGCTGTCAGAAACGACTGAGGAACTGGCTAAAGCTGTGGGCAAGCCTGCACAG TTAATTGCGGTGCATATCCACGCAGATCAAATTATGATGATTGGAGGAAATGTCGACCCATGTGCACTCTGCTCCTACCACAGCATTGACAAGATCAGCTGTGTTAAAATCAAGGAGTACTCCAAAATACTGTGTGGGCTGCTCAACAAACACCTAGGCATATCTCCTGAAAG AATTTGCATTAATTTTGTAGAGATGGATGCTTGCCATGTTGCCTGGAACAACACTACTTTGGCTGAGATGTAG